The segment GGGTAAAGCAGGGGAAGGAATTTTGTTTTTAGAACCTAGCGATCGCAATTTTAATTCTATCATTGAAGTGAGTACCCACCAGGGCCAAGAACCTGTGATGGTACAAGAATTTCTGCCAGCAGCCAAGGACGGGGATAAACGGATTATTCTCTTAGATGGGGAACCAATTGGGGCGGTAAATAGAGTGCCAACGGGTCAGGAATTTAGGGGAAATATGGCTGTCGGGGGACGGGTTGAAAAGACAGAAATTACCCCCAGAGAGCAGGAAATTTGTGCCATTGTTGGCCCTAGATTACGTCAAAATGGTTTATATTTTGTGGGGATTGATGTCATTGGTGGTTACTTAACTGAGGTGAATGTTACGAGTCCGACGGGAATTAGAGAAATTGATCGTCTTGATGGCACAAATCTTGGTAAAAAGGTGATTGAATGGTTAGAATCTCGATAGTAAATTGTTATTAATTAATGGCTTATGAATGCACTTTCAATTCCAACCTGGATGGTTCATGTTTCTAGTGTCATTGAATGGACAATGGCCATTTGGTTTGTCTGGACTTTTGCTGAAGTTAGTGATAAGTTTTATTGGCGATCACTTTCTTGGGGAATGTTACCTGCTTTAATTAGTGCTATGTGTGCTTGTACTTGGCATTTTTTTGATAATGCTCAATCTTTGACTTGGTTGGTAACAGTTCAAGCGGCAATGACAGTGATAGGAAATTGTACCCTTTGTTTAGCTGCTTGGTGGATTTTTAGGTCTTCTCGTCAAAATGTTTCTTGATTTTCTGGGTTGATTATGTTATCCAAAGATACGTTATTT is part of the Crocosphaera sp. UHCC 0190 genome and harbors:
- a CDS encoding DUF2499 domain-containing protein, translating into MNALSIPTWMVHVSSVIEWTMAIWFVWTFAEVSDKFYWRSLSWGMLPALISAMCACTWHFFDNAQSLTWLVTVQAAMTVIGNCTLCLAAWWIFRSSRQNVS